The following proteins are encoded in a genomic region of Candidatus Poribacteria bacterium:
- a CDS encoding sulfotransferase family protein, whose protein sequence is MYAFAQRSDTQAIDEPLYAHYLHTKYGAQALKSTHPGTAEVMASMSLDGAQVIEQVILGPCEKPVLFMKQMAHHLINIDLGFLQHTCNVLLIRDPREMLPSLAKVIGTPTLADTGLKTQYDLLNDLRAAGQFPPILDARLLLENPSNVLSQLCERLGLQFERSMLSWKVGGNPADGVWAQYWYQNVHRSTGFAPYRPKSEPFPAELEAVFAVCLKYYNALREEAISN, encoded by the coding sequence ATGTACGCCTTCGCGCAACGCAGCGATACCCAGGCAATTGACGAACCCCTCTACGCACACTACCTCCACACAAAATACGGGGCACAGGCTCTCAAGAGTACACATCCCGGCACAGCAGAGGTGATGGCATCGATGTCATTAGACGGCGCGCAGGTCATTGAGCAGGTGATCTTGGGTCCTTGTGAGAAACCTGTGCTTTTCATGAAACAGATGGCGCACCACCTCATCAATATCGACTTGGGTTTTCTTCAACACACCTGTAATGTCCTACTCATCCGCGACCCACGCGAGATGCTCCCGTCTCTTGCAAAAGTCATTGGGACACCAACCCTCGCCGACACTGGACTCAAAACACAGTACGATCTCTTAAATGACCTACGCGCTGCCGGACAGTTCCCTCCAATTCTTGACGCGCGATTGTTATTGGAAAATCCATCCAATGTTTTGTCGCAGTTATGTGAACGGCTCGGGTTGCAATTTGAACGTTCAATGCTGTCTTGGAAGGTAGGTGGGAATCCTGCGGACGGCGTATGGGCACAGTATTGGTATCAGAACGTCCATCGGAGCACGGGGTTTGCACCCTACCGTCCGAAATCGGAGCCATTTCCGGCAGAATTGGAGGCGGTGTTCGCGGTGTGCTTAAAATATTACAATGCCCTGCGTGAAGAGGCAATTAGCAATTAG
- a CDS encoding prolipoprotein diacylglyceryl transferase — protein MYPTIVDFGPIGIHSYGLMLATAFITVVFVIQSELKRRGFVPELASTIVMAAAIGGIVGAKIYSALLDGQITFQELFSTSGLVWYGGFIGGCLAVTIVVLRSPNPFLPTIDIVGPTVILGYGIGRIGCLLAGDGDYGPPSDLPWAMAFPNGTVPTDVSVHPTPIYETLMSFTFFGMLWSQRRSFEATPGALFGASLVALGVERFIAEFWRLTPRVLGWMSAAQLLSIAAFVLGIALILWMHTRPRVVEAEVRNIASETGESKDGQSRQQNRRSRRRQRR, from the coding sequence ATGTATCCAACGATTGTTGATTTCGGTCCCATCGGTATCCATTCTTACGGATTGATGTTAGCCACGGCGTTTATTACAGTCGTTTTTGTGATACAATCCGAGTTGAAGCGACGCGGTTTTGTTCCAGAACTTGCCTCGACGATCGTCATGGCTGCAGCGATCGGCGGCATTGTCGGCGCGAAAATCTATTCTGCGTTACTCGACGGGCAGATCACTTTCCAGGAGCTCTTCTCAACGAGTGGATTAGTCTGGTATGGCGGTTTCATCGGCGGGTGTCTCGCCGTTACGATCGTAGTCCTCCGCTCCCCAAACCCGTTCCTACCTACAATCGACATCGTCGGTCCGACAGTCATCCTTGGCTACGGTATTGGCCGGATCGGGTGTCTCCTCGCGGGGGATGGCGACTATGGACCGCCGTCGGATTTACCCTGGGCGATGGCGTTCCCGAACGGCACTGTCCCAACCGATGTATCTGTCCATCCGACCCCTATATACGAGACGCTGATGTCGTTCACATTTTTCGGTATGCTCTGGTCCCAACGCCGTTCGTTTGAGGCGACACCCGGTGCTTTGTTCGGTGCGAGTCTTGTAGCGTTGGGAGTGGAGCGGTTTATTGCCGAGTTTTGGCGGCTCACGCCTCGCGTGCTCGGATGGATGTCAGCGGCGCAACTGCTCAGTATCGCGGCGTTCGTTCTCGGTATTGCGCTCATTCTCTGGATGCATACTCGTCCCCGCGTAGTGGAAGCCGAAGTGAGGAACATCGCTAGCGAAACCGGAGAAAGCAAAGATGGGCAGTCGCGTCAACAAAATAGACGTAGCAGACGCCGCCAGCGGCGATAG
- a CDS encoding ABC transporter ATP-binding protein, whose protein sequence is MLELRNIHTYYGNIRAVRGISITVNEDEMVCLIGANGAGKSTTLMTTSGIHTPVEGSIHFDGKDITTTSAEERVILGISQVPEGRLIFPDMSVRENLELGAYSRTDKSGIRDDLDRIFQFFPVLQNRQKQRGGSLSGGEQQMLAIGRALMSKPRLLLLDEPSLGLAPLIVKQIFEIIRQINADGTTILLVEQNAQIALQLTHRGYVMETGEITIEGTSAALLADERVRQAYLGE, encoded by the coding sequence ATGCTTGAACTCAGAAACATTCATACCTATTATGGAAACATACGCGCCGTTCGCGGCATTTCCATCACTGTTAACGAGGATGAGATGGTCTGTCTGATCGGTGCTAACGGTGCCGGAAAATCGACGACGCTTATGACGACATCCGGGATACATACCCCCGTTGAAGGCAGTATACACTTTGATGGAAAGGACATCACAACAACATCGGCAGAAGAACGCGTCATTCTCGGTATCTCACAGGTCCCAGAGGGGCGGCTCATCTTCCCGGATATGAGTGTCCGTGAAAACCTCGAACTCGGGGCCTATTCAAGGACCGACAAAAGCGGTATCAGAGACGATTTAGACAGAATCTTTCAGTTTTTCCCAGTCCTGCAGAACCGGCAGAAACAACGTGGCGGCAGTCTCAGCGGTGGCGAACAACAGATGCTCGCGATCGGACGCGCCCTGATGTCCAAACCGAGGCTTCTTTTGTTAGATGAACCTTCCTTAGGCCTCGCACCCCTTATCGTCAAACAGATTTTCGAGATCATCCGGCAAATTAACGCAGACGGCACAACCATCCTCCTCGTCGAACAGAACGCACAAATCGCACTGCAACTGACCCACAGAGGCTATGTCATGGAGACGGGTGAAATTACAATTGAAGGCACTTCTGCCGCCCTGTTAGCCGACGAACGCGTCCGACAGGCTTACCTCGGGGAATAA
- a CDS encoding ABC transporter ATP-binding protein — MENTPIRLLSTNGLSRHYGGVIALSEVTMAVHPGQIFSLIGPNGAGKTTLFNCVTGLDKPTFGTVDFLGESITGLRPDQVTKLGVGRTFQNIRLFAELTVLDNVKIGRHPRTTSTFVGAVFRTSEQKAEEEAIAARARDMLEFVGLEDISDQTAGNLSYGDQRRVEIARALATEPRLLLLDEPAAGMNPQETQELIDLIYAIREQGVTVLLIEHDVKLVMQISDWVTVLDHGEKISEGIPADVQNDERVIEAYLGASDDA; from the coding sequence ATGGAAAATACCCCCATACGCCTGCTCTCAACAAACGGACTCAGCCGGCATTATGGTGGGGTCATCGCCTTGTCCGAAGTGACAATGGCGGTACACCCCGGACAAATCTTCAGTTTAATTGGGCCGAACGGGGCAGGAAAAACGACACTCTTCAACTGCGTTACCGGTCTGGATAAGCCGACGTTCGGCACCGTTGATTTCTTAGGGGAATCCATTACAGGACTTCGTCCAGACCAAGTCACAAAACTCGGCGTCGGCAGGACGTTTCAGAACATACGGCTTTTCGCAGAACTCACAGTCTTGGATAACGTTAAAATCGGGAGACATCCCCGCACGACCAGCACGTTTGTCGGCGCAGTCTTCCGTACGAGTGAACAGAAAGCAGAAGAAGAGGCGATCGCCGCACGCGCACGCGATATGCTCGAATTTGTCGGGTTAGAGGATATCAGCGATCAGACAGCAGGGAACCTCTCCTACGGCGACCAACGACGTGTTGAAATCGCCAGAGCCTTGGCGACCGAACCCAGACTTCTTCTCCTCGACGAACCTGCTGCTGGAATGAATCCGCAAGAGACACAGGAACTTATCGACCTTATCTACGCCATACGGGAACAAGGTGTCACCGTTCTCCTCATCGAACACGACGTAAAACTGGTCATGCAAATCTCCGATTGGGTCACAGTGTTAGACCACGGCGAAAAAATCAGCGAAGGGATACCCGCGGACGTACAGAACGACGAACGCGTCATCGAGGCATATTTGGGGGCTTCTGACGATGCTTGA
- the dprA gene encoding DNA-protecting protein DprA, producing MTHLTKNTALEYWLALASVEGLGSVRIRRLIARFGSAQAIFEAELPEIARLPSFNPVLASRILTVSGNFPTFRERLSALEEQDVRVMCLEDPDYPAQLKNLPDAPGILCSVGTLTEIGDRCISIVGSQHPSIEGIELTLSLATQLVLAGFTVVSGLATGIDTYAHSGALAGMGKTIGVVGTDLSSIYPGRNNPLAVKIYEHGCLFSEHPFPTAPSPGNLVQRNRIISGLSVATIVIESRKNGGAMHTARYAQRQDRSVFACRWDTGHAQREGPQELIRTGAFPFGSTEVDKVIDVLTHPERLETYASGATSEQMGLFE from the coding sequence ATGACACATTTAACAAAGAACACTGCTCTTGAATATTGGCTGGCACTCGCTTCTGTTGAGGGGCTTGGTAGTGTTCGGATTAGACGGCTGATCGCGCGTTTCGGTAGTGCACAGGCAATTTTTGAAGCGGAACTCCCCGAAATTGCGCGACTCCCCTCCTTCAACCCGGTTCTCGCCTCTCGCATCCTCACCGTATCTGGTAACTTTCCGACTTTTCGTGAGAGACTCAGTGCCCTTGAAGAGCAAGACGTCCGAGTGATGTGCCTTGAAGATCCAGACTATCCAGCACAACTTAAAAACCTACCCGATGCCCCAGGAATCCTCTGTAGCGTCGGTACATTAACCGAGATCGGTGATCGGTGTATCTCGATTGTAGGGAGTCAGCATCCAAGTATAGAAGGGATTGAACTGACACTTTCGCTGGCAACGCAACTCGTGCTCGCCGGATTCACGGTTGTCAGCGGGTTAGCAACGGGCATTGATACATACGCACACTCCGGTGCACTCGCGGGTATGGGAAAGACGATTGGCGTTGTCGGGACGGATCTGTCCTCTATCTATCCAGGTCGGAATAACCCACTCGCCGTGAAGATCTATGAGCATGGATGCCTGTTTTCAGAACATCCGTTCCCGACAGCCCCGTCACCGGGCAACCTTGTGCAGAGAAATCGTATTATCAGTGGGCTTTCTGTAGCCACGATTGTGATTGAGTCGAGAAAAAATGGGGGTGCGATGCATACAGCACGGTATGCGCAGCGTCAGGACAGGTCGGTCTTCGCATGCCGCTGGGATACAGGTCACGCGCAGCGCGAGGGACCCCAAGAGTTGATAAGGACAGGTGCGTTTCCTTTTGGATCCACTGAGGTTGACAAAGTGATTGATGTGCTAACGCATCCAGAACGTCTTGAAACGTATGCGAGCGGAGCAACGAGCGAACAGATGGGATTGTTTGAGTAA
- a CDS encoding sigma-70 family RNA polymerase sigma factor, with translation MERTEALLIADLCEGDETALAPLVEKYKRMVYRLAMQITKNHADADDVMQETFIKVYRSIRTFRKDAAFETWLYRIAVNEALNFVKRRERQQASTLETVSEAEYEATLRYRAQITNDPHAHAEKAELRHHVTEAVNSLSLKHRTVVILHEFEGLTHAEIASILNCSEGTVRSRLHYARKKLRTLLKPYVDASNV, from the coding sequence GTGGAAAGAACTGAAGCCTTGCTCATTGCCGATCTTTGTGAAGGCGACGAGACAGCATTGGCACCATTGGTGGAAAAATATAAGCGGATGGTATACCGTCTCGCGATGCAGATCACCAAGAACCACGCCGATGCTGACGATGTCATGCAAGAAACCTTTATTAAGGTGTACCGCTCGATCCGGACGTTTCGGAAGGATGCGGCTTTTGAGACGTGGCTCTACCGAATAGCGGTCAATGAAGCACTGAACTTTGTCAAACGTAGAGAGCGTCAGCAAGCGTCTACACTTGAGACGGTATCGGAGGCAGAGTATGAGGCGACCTTGCGATATCGTGCCCAGATCACCAATGATCCACATGCGCATGCTGAAAAAGCTGAACTGCGGCACCATGTCACGGAAGCAGTTAATAGCCTCTCGCTGAAACATCGGACAGTTGTTATTCTTCATGAATTTGAAGGTTTAACGCACGCGGAGATTGCTTCAATCCTGAATTGCTCCGAAGGCACAGTCCGCTCTCGCTTGCACTATGCGCGCAAAAAACTCCGAACTTTGCTTAAACCGTACGTAGATGCGAGTAACGTTTAG
- a CDS encoding zf-HC2 domain-containing protein: MGSKCEKIERLLSDYMDGTLSERQQSVVALHLRSCRSCKREVVDLKKTNHLLENFYVEPEASDAYYAGFTTRLQHRIEQSAPTALHQRLLAVATRLGWHLLTQFHRRIDHSRLGGFLSIRQHAFPYYIFGLTLTMLVVAPLLLNQVAPQEEGNHVLGRLYAAAKIRFFSADSPISVQPTAALAIKQDQAGAQPIDLRRSVEAGLPSPYKRTTDLPVIDSGSDVWLFTDEPMTEGYIFTALQENDSDTVPSVALDIDSELLAYAELPAHGAFWARLTGRDVLTESRYALLLLQGMDAGQHALQQYERKWSGFKGFSQKLLDVPLEILSIPEVYDSREL, translated from the coding sequence ATGGGATCGAAGTGTGAAAAAATAGAACGCCTTTTATCTGACTATATGGATGGGACGCTTTCCGAACGGCAGCAGAGCGTAGTCGCATTGCATCTCCGCTCCTGCAGATCGTGCAAACGAGAAGTCGTAGACCTGAAGAAAACGAACCACCTCCTCGAAAACTTTTACGTTGAACCGGAGGCATCCGATGCCTATTACGCCGGGTTCACGACGCGGCTCCAACACCGTATTGAACAGAGTGCACCGACTGCCCTCCACCAACGGCTCTTGGCAGTTGCTACGCGTCTCGGATGGCACTTACTTACCCAGTTCCATCGACGTATCGACCATTCCCGTTTGGGCGGGTTTCTCTCCATAAGACAACACGCTTTTCCGTATTATATTTTCGGACTAACGCTGACGATGTTAGTTGTTGCACCGCTCCTGCTCAACCAAGTTGCGCCACAAGAGGAGGGTAACCATGTACTCGGACGCCTCTATGCAGCGGCAAAAATTCGGTTCTTCTCTGCCGATTCACCCATCTCGGTCCAACCCACCGCGGCACTTGCCATCAAACAGGATCAGGCGGGTGCTCAACCTATCGATCTTCGTCGATCGGTAGAGGCTGGGTTACCCAGCCCGTACAAGCGTACGACAGACCTCCCTGTTATCGATTCAGGATCTGATGTCTGGCTATTCACTGATGAGCCGATGACGGAGGGATATATCTTTACCGCACTTCAAGAGAATGATTCTGATACAGTCCCGAGTGTCGCGTTAGACATCGACTCGGAATTGCTCGCTTATGCCGAACTTCCGGCACATGGGGCGTTCTGGGCACGCCTTACGGGTCGTGATGTATTAACCGAAAGCAGGTACGCACTCCTCTTATTGCAGGGGATGGATGCCGGACAGCATGCACTCCAACAGTATGAACGGAAGTGGAGCGGATTTAAAGGCTTTTCACAGAAATTGTTGGATGTACCGTTGGAAATATTGTCTATTCCAGAAGTCTACGATTCCAGGGAGTTGTAG
- a CDS encoding tetratricopeptide repeat protein: MNPRILGIIGGLALIVALLSPFMMGSSKKVEQLFQSAEDLYGQADYEGAIGKYTEALEESTKRGVKTEVIDKDFATLANYKIAVSYSRLAEQSGDVNHYDTAIEYIEKVAPTATIPKHQEGLTYLWGHILYRTEQFELAEPKFTQLIENFPNSLFVENAWYAIGQLNYKLQNYEDSRQAFKAVLDGFPNSDFKDDAQHLIAQSFLNESNYEQAYQEFDKIATEEFKNYPDLQAEAMYKAAYSLNQLGRDDESIGRYTNFITQFPESQYVTAAYFDQGAIYARQKDYDNARVNYELALQNTADRTLQSEIQSAIGRTYFDQADYENAIVSYNTLLEEYPESDFIAEAKLGIADSHFRLQNWSEATLAYQRVINEHEEATDFIPYCSYQIGEAYYKLGSNQVKAGDSETGMATLELALQWYQKTVDDYPQDPVAPHALYGAIWALNDLGRKDELETIAREFIEKNKNDNEFDILAAEVQLRFADIKRTEFKQYVEAAEEYAKLWDYRPLPKFHLVKLMGKFFEGRSYYEAAKPEGYQEGEAGANFNAEHLGKSVSAYQEAIGMFNDDAFLPGVAEERYDDFSERVAQVEACIMNEALSHEMLGDWTQARDRYASIPDTSEYYERALLLVANSHVKEGDKEGAIDYYNSILDKLADADNRSLAEIKLADLLRAEERFEEAAVQYQAVVDGNPTGEYADDALYLVGLCYYQAASENPAFLESSETAFKRVISDYADSPNAVEAYYGLALAYRDAAQKQSDTEKWPLILQLADEASDKYASSDNELVLKTLGHIDLIKATAIENSGEEVDIDALVASLKRIVDNTGAPEEARSRSQLKIGHTYYSAKRYDEALAEYLLFVQTFPKSELAPNAQYQAAVCHYQIAQAATDAGSKQLSLQNAVSAAEKVRTLTEDANNLISANYTAGLALLGLDDNKGAADAFKAVTALEGQTEDEARKSLIFQAHSRLAELNGTLGDHAAAVQEYQYIIENTDEADMKGRSYFAMAFAQEEQLKTYQDALMSYQNAIELVEDTLVKAQSYYRMGLIYQDQLKQPSKALETFQTLIGEYSGSDNANVASMVADAGIRRSTLYVELGRLDEAIAEAVEALDRTKGNPNATVAEKAAAQYNLGFLYSDKARSLFSTEAGTDLKPYIDASRNAAGTFFEVTSIAAPVEQADKQTVIPYVQNSLFQSGQIYYSVGIGVKLQEDLLSALSPLMTFVSYVDKGLFPKSDGLRKNTETALNYTAAANFELGRMQVGLDGEMSEKAVSYFVAAGDVFRDMVRRYPSANDAAYWQYHVGESHYAAQQFEKAIEEYEKVRTVNKTHKSAAESLYAISTCAQLLSEAAEKSGDAEAKQHWYDRLFEANEVLAAEYPNSQYTADALINIGNKYYNAGSEQALEQAERIRLYQMAIENYQNAINTPGIGGESKSTAQGYLNDTANALAFYEYEVATDMLNESKLARGDEQKPAVEAAIAEYQKIIEAYPGTKYADLGLVQIGEAYMVLADSDDAYFNDALDYFNRLWAKYETTPPVDTKVNQALTYAISQVQTIISYMQANNLEIRGGAVGGGGGGGE, translated from the coding sequence ATGAACCCAAGGATTTTGGGCATTATTGGTGGTCTCGCCTTAATAGTTGCGCTCCTTTCACCTTTTATGATGGGTAGCTCCAAAAAGGTGGAGCAACTCTTCCAATCCGCTGAAGATCTGTATGGACAGGCGGATTATGAGGGTGCTATTGGAAAGTATACTGAGGCACTTGAAGAATCAACAAAGCGTGGTGTGAAAACGGAAGTTATTGACAAGGATTTCGCAACCCTCGCCAATTATAAGATCGCAGTTAGCTACTCACGCCTCGCTGAACAGTCTGGCGATGTGAATCACTATGACACTGCGATTGAGTACATTGAAAAGGTTGCTCCGACAGCAACTATTCCGAAACACCAAGAGGGATTAACCTACCTCTGGGGACACATCCTTTATCGGACGGAGCAGTTTGAATTGGCGGAGCCGAAGTTCACGCAGCTCATTGAGAACTTCCCGAACAGCCTTTTCGTTGAAAACGCTTGGTATGCTATCGGGCAGCTGAACTACAAACTGCAGAACTACGAGGACTCCCGACAGGCATTCAAAGCGGTCCTTGACGGTTTCCCAAATTCCGATTTTAAAGATGACGCACAGCACCTGATCGCGCAGTCGTTCCTCAATGAATCCAACTACGAGCAGGCGTATCAGGAATTCGATAAAATCGCTACAGAGGAGTTCAAGAACTACCCGGATTTGCAAGCCGAAGCGATGTATAAAGCCGCTTATAGCTTGAACCAACTCGGTAGAGATGACGAGTCGATTGGTCGGTATACCAACTTCATCACGCAGTTTCCGGAAAGCCAATACGTCACGGCGGCATACTTCGATCAGGGCGCGATTTACGCCCGACAGAAGGACTATGACAATGCCCGCGTCAACTACGAGTTGGCACTCCAAAATACTGCAGACCGCACACTCCAATCAGAAATTCAGTCTGCTATCGGACGTACCTACTTCGATCAAGCGGACTATGAAAACGCCATTGTTTCCTATAACACCCTCCTTGAAGAATACCCAGAGAGCGACTTCATCGCCGAAGCGAAACTCGGTATCGCCGATAGTCATTTCCGCTTACAGAATTGGAGTGAGGCAACCTTAGCGTATCAACGTGTTATCAACGAACACGAAGAAGCCACCGATTTCATCCCCTACTGCTCCTACCAGATTGGCGAAGCCTACTACAAGCTCGGCAGCAATCAGGTAAAGGCTGGAGACTCAGAAACTGGAATGGCAACGCTTGAACTCGCACTGCAATGGTATCAGAAAACGGTCGATGACTATCCACAGGATCCGGTTGCTCCACACGCGCTCTACGGCGCAATTTGGGCACTCAACGATCTCGGACGCAAAGACGAGTTGGAAACAATCGCACGCGAGTTTATTGAGAAAAATAAAAACGATAACGAGTTCGACATCCTCGCCGCTGAGGTGCAACTCCGTTTCGCTGACATCAAGCGGACTGAATTCAAACAGTACGTTGAAGCCGCTGAAGAATATGCGAAATTGTGGGATTATCGTCCATTACCGAAGTTCCATCTCGTCAAGTTGATGGGTAAATTCTTTGAAGGGCGTTCCTACTACGAAGCCGCCAAACCGGAAGGCTATCAGGAAGGCGAGGCAGGCGCCAACTTCAATGCGGAACACCTTGGGAAGTCCGTCTCAGCGTATCAGGAAGCGATTGGCATGTTTAATGACGATGCATTCCTGCCAGGTGTCGCCGAGGAACGTTACGATGACTTCAGCGAGCGTGTTGCTCAGGTGGAAGCGTGTATCATGAACGAAGCACTTTCTCACGAAATGCTCGGTGACTGGACGCAAGCACGCGACCGCTACGCTTCTATTCCTGACACAAGTGAATACTACGAACGCGCGCTCCTTCTCGTTGCCAACAGTCACGTCAAGGAAGGCGATAAAGAGGGTGCGATTGACTACTACAATAGTATTTTAGATAAGCTTGCCGATGCTGATAACCGTTCGTTGGCAGAGATTAAACTCGCTGACCTGCTCCGTGCAGAGGAACGGTTTGAAGAAGCTGCCGTCCAGTATCAAGCGGTGGTTGATGGGAATCCGACGGGTGAATACGCAGACGATGCGCTCTACCTTGTCGGGCTTTGCTATTACCAAGCGGCTTCTGAAAATCCGGCATTCTTGGAATCCTCCGAAACGGCGTTCAAACGCGTGATTTCCGACTATGCCGATAGTCCCAATGCCGTTGAAGCATATTACGGCTTGGCACTTGCCTATCGCGATGCGGCACAAAAGCAGAGTGATACGGAAAAATGGCCGCTCATCCTGCAACTCGCCGACGAAGCAAGCGATAAATACGCATCCAGTGACAATGAGCTCGTTCTCAAGACCCTCGGACATATCGACTTGATTAAAGCCACTGCCATTGAAAACAGTGGTGAAGAGGTCGATATCGATGCGCTCGTAGCTTCGCTGAAGCGCATTGTCGATAACACAGGCGCGCCGGAAGAGGCACGCAGTCGTTCGCAACTGAAGATCGGGCATACTTATTATAGCGCGAAACGCTATGATGAAGCACTGGCGGAGTATCTCCTTTTCGTGCAGACTTTCCCGAAAAGCGAACTCGCACCGAACGCGCAGTATCAAGCAGCAGTCTGTCATTATCAGATCGCGCAAGCCGCGACGGATGCAGGTAGCAAACAATTGAGCCTGCAGAACGCTGTAAGTGCCGCGGAAAAAGTGCGGACTCTGACCGAGGATGCGAATAACCTCATCAGTGCTAACTACACTGCGGGTTTGGCGTTGCTCGGATTAGATGACAATAAAGGGGCTGCGGACGCATTCAAAGCGGTTACAGCATTAGAAGGACAGACCGAAGACGAGGCGCGCAAGTCGCTGATCTTCCAAGCACACTCCCGTCTTGCTGAACTCAACGGAACTCTCGGTGACCATGCCGCAGCGGTGCAAGAGTATCAATACATTATTGAGAACACCGATGAGGCGGACATGAAGGGACGTTCCTACTTCGCAATGGCATTTGCTCAAGAGGAGCAACTGAAAACTTATCAGGACGCACTGATGAGTTACCAGAACGCCATTGAGTTAGTAGAAGACACACTCGTCAAAGCGCAATCCTACTATCGAATGGGCTTGATTTATCAAGACCAGCTGAAACAACCGTCTAAGGCGTTGGAAACCTTCCAAACCCTTATCGGAGAATATAGCGGTTCGGACAACGCGAACGTCGCCTCAATGGTGGCAGATGCTGGTATCCGTCGCTCGACCCTCTACGTTGAATTGGGACGTTTGGATGAAGCGATCGCCGAAGCGGTCGAAGCACTTGACCGGACGAAAGGAAATCCGAATGCGACTGTGGCAGAGAAAGCCGCTGCGCAATACAACCTCGGCTTCCTCTATTCCGACAAAGCGCGTTCCCTCTTCTCCACAGAGGCAGGCACAGATCTGAAGCCCTACATTGATGCGAGTCGTAACGCCGCGGGCACCTTCTTTGAAGTCACTTCGATCGCAGCTCCGGTTGAACAGGCGGACAAACAGACGGTCATCCCGTATGTGCAGAATTCGTTGTTCCAATCCGGCCAGATTTACTATTCTGTCGGTATCGGCGTGAAACTTCAGGAGGACCTCCTCAGTGCGCTGAGCCCGCTTATGACGTTCGTCAGTTACGTCGATAAGGGACTTTTCCCGAAATCGGACGGGCTCCGTAAGAACACGGAAACCGCACTGAATTACACAGCCGCTGCGAACTTTGAGCTTGGGCGGATGCAAGTGGGTCTTGACGGTGAGATGTCTGAAAAAGCGGTAAGTTATTTCGTTGCCGCTGGCGATGTCTTCCGTGATATGGTACGCCGTTATCCGAGTGCCAACGATGCTGCTTACTGGCAGTATCATGTCGGCGAATCTCACTACGCCGCGCAACAGTTCGAGAAGGCGATTGAAGAATACGAGAAGGTTCGCACTGTGAACAAAACCCACAAGAGTGCTGCTGAATCGTTGTATGCTATCTCGACCTGCGCGCAACTCCTGAGTGAAGCCGCCGAAAAGTCTGGCGATGCGGAGGCGAAACAGCACTGGTATGATCGGCTCTTTGAGGCGAACGAAGTCCTCGCTGCTGAGTATCCGAACAGTCAGTACACCGCCGATGCGCTTATTAACATCGGTAACAAGTACTACAACGCAGGCTCCGAGCAAGCACTGGAGCAAGCGGAACGGATCCGTCTCTATCAGATGGCGATAGAGAACTATCAGAACGCGATTAATACGCCCGGTATTGGTGGGGAGTCGAAATCGACAGCGCAAGGCTATCTCAACGACACTGCGAATGCTCTTGCTTTCTATGAGTATGAGGTCGCAACGGATATGTTGAATGAATCGAAACTCGCGAGAGGTGACGAACAGAAACCCGCTGTTGAAGCCGCTATCGCTGAGTACCAGAAGATCATTGAAGCGTATCCGGGGACCAAGTATGCTGATCTCGGTCTTGTGCAGATTGGTGAGGCATACATGGTGTTAGCCGATAGCGACGATGCCTATTTCAACGATGCGTTGGATTACTTCAACCGTTTGTGGGCAAAATATGAGACGACACCGCCCGTAGACACGAAGGTCAACCAGGCACTCACCTATGCAATCAGCCAGGTCCAGACGATTATCAGCTATATGCAGGCGAATAATCTGGAGATTCGTGGTGGTGCTGTCGGTGGAGGCGGCGGTGGTGGTGAGTAA